GGTAATGGATAACTTCGTCAATGTTCAACGCCAGGGTAACTCATTGGCATCATTAGACAAAGGCCAATTGTACTCCCTTCGCCTGATGCTGCTCAGCATCAGCAACGACCAAAACGATTTCGGTACCATCGTATCGATCATTCGACAGTTCGTTGAATACCTAAGCAATAGCTCCCCCGCACTCGCCAAACAGGTGATCGACATCAGCCATGAATTTGTACGAACCAAACGGGAACAATTTCAACTGTGAGCCAGAACCTAACCACCAAACAGCAAAAAGAGCTACAGGCATACTACGATTCCTGTAAGCGCATTGCGGCTATGGCTGATGGTGCCGATCCAACGGAAACCGAAGCAAACCGACAAGCCCGAATCACGAAGCTACTAGGTAATTACAGCGCCTTTTGTCAGTACTATTTCCCGCAGTTTTGCAGCTCACCCCTGGGCTGGTTTCACAAACGAGCCGCCAAAGATATTCTGGCAGACCCCAACATATTCGCGGTATTGGAATGGCCCCGTGCGCATGCCAAATCGGTCCATGCCGACATGATGCTCCCCATGTTCCTTAAGGCCAATGGAGAGCTAAACGGGATGATCATTGGCTCAAACAACCAGACTAAGGCGCTTGGACTGCTCATCGACATTCAGGCGCAACTGGAAAGCAACGCCCGATACATTGCCGATTTCGGCCAACAGTATTCACACGGCGATTGGGCAGAAGGCAATTTCAGCACCCTGGACGGAACGGGTTTTTGGGCGTTTGGTCGTGGCCAATCACCCAGGGGTACGCGCAAAGGCCAGAAGCGCCCCGATTACATTGTCCTGGACGACGTAGATGATAAAGAGATTGTCCGCAACCAGGACCGGGTAATCGAAGCCGTCAACTGGGCACGGGAAGATATGTTCGGTTGCTTTGACGGCCTTCGAGGGCGCTTTCTGGTCGTTGGAAACCGGATACACCGGGCGTCGATCCTGGCACACCTGGTCGGCGATGTCGAGGAAGGCGATGTGGT
This window of the Spirosoma aerolatum genome carries:
- a CDS encoding terminase gpP N-terminus-related DNA-binding protein; its protein translation is MSTQQKIMQAGKALYMRNIPNMEIASILDVSETTVSNWAVKNGWREERLKTSTLKKTIEDRLYKLIDYQLEVMDNFVNVQRQGNSLASLDKGQLYSLRLMLLSISNDQNDFGTIVSIIRQFVEYLSNSSPALAKQVIDISHEFVRTKREQFQL